From the Sphingomonas aliaeris genome, one window contains:
- the pssA gene encoding CDP-diacylglycerol--serine O-phosphatidyltransferase yields MAMKRSLPRVRRGLPLRAVAPNAITALALCCGLTGIRFGISGDFEIAVTMIMLAGVLDGLDGRIARMLHGESRFGAELDSLADAISFGVSPALILYLWSLKDLPRIGWLCALVLAVFCALRLARFNAQIDLEEQPHKSAGFLTGVPAPAGAALAMLPLFFWVWTGEEPFRSPYLVAPWVAAMATLMISSVATFSWGSMKLRRNIRFEALAIVVLLGAAVISAPWHTVSALCVAYLISIPFSIASYARIKRLRAAPAVPGSAPIASAGHDVGP; encoded by the coding sequence ATGGCGATGAAGCGATCACTGCCGCGCGTGCGGCGCGGTCTTCCACTGCGTGCGGTTGCGCCAAACGCGATCACCGCGCTCGCACTGTGTTGCGGCCTTACCGGAATCCGCTTCGGTATCTCGGGCGATTTCGAGATCGCCGTGACGATGATCATGCTGGCTGGTGTCTTGGACGGACTGGATGGCCGAATTGCCCGGATGCTGCACGGTGAGAGTCGGTTCGGTGCCGAACTGGACTCGCTCGCCGACGCGATATCCTTCGGCGTTTCCCCCGCGCTGATCCTGTACTTATGGTCGTTGAAAGACTTGCCGAGAATCGGCTGGCTTTGCGCTCTCGTTCTTGCGGTATTTTGCGCGCTCCGGCTGGCACGGTTCAATGCGCAGATTGATCTCGAGGAACAACCTCACAAATCTGCCGGCTTTCTTACCGGCGTTCCGGCCCCGGCGGGTGCCGCCCTCGCGATGCTGCCGTTGTTCTTCTGGGTTTGGACCGGGGAAGAACCGTTCCGATCGCCGTACCTCGTCGCGCCGTGGGTGGCGGCGATGGCGACGCTGATGATATCCAGCGTCGCAACCTTCTCGTGGGGATCGATGAAGCTTCGCCGTAATATCCGGTTCGAAGCGCTTGCGATCGTCGTTTTGCTCGGAGCCGCCGTCATCTCAGCGCCGTGGCACACGGTCTCAGCGCTGTGTGTCGCCTATTTAATATCGATACCGTTCAGCATCGCCAGTTACGCACGGATCAAGCGGCTGCGCGCTGCGCCTGCGGTGCCGGGAAGTGCGCCGATCGCGAGCGCAGGGCATGACGTCGGTCCCTGA
- a CDS encoding cation:proton antiporter domain-containing protein produces the protein MASPLDNSGFSDALVILGAAGIVIPAFARFRISPVIGFILVGLLVGPSGLGNWVQEYPWLYYLTISDAHSIEPFAEFGIILLLFSIGLELSLKRLWSMRSLVFGTGAAQLLASGMLIGIGLYVAGQASTGAAALGIALALSSTALVLPIAGTSSIVGRTAFAMLLFEDLALVPIIFVLGALAPSASGDGLTNIIGVLGRGAITVAVIFLAGRMLLPKLFAQAARTKSPELFLAASLLVVIAASLATTAAGLSPIVGALLAGLLIAETDYHSEVEVITAPFKGLALGVFLITVGMSLNVELIAEHWVSLLLAIVGVVAVKTAVTFGLLKLARIRNGVAAEVGVMMASPSETTLIVLGTAAQAQLIQASTANFWQTVTAIGLTITPLLAQLGKRAAKRIEKRSSGDGSELEIPPEGPGTVVIGFGRVGRMVADMLKVHNQPFVAVEADIDAVAAARLEGYPVIFGDVARSELVDRLNLGRAKALILTMDDPVLSVHLTRRVRGWVPDLTIVARARDTAHAAQLYKAGATDAVPETLESSLQLSEAVLVDLGVAVGPVIASIHEKRDELRKEIRAVAEMDRDPRLKRLRRQTPGPSTLGENVA, from the coding sequence ATGGCCTCCCCCCTCGACAATAGCGGCTTCAGCGACGCCCTCGTCATTCTCGGTGCGGCTGGCATCGTCATCCCCGCATTCGCCCGCTTTCGGATCAGCCCGGTCATCGGGTTCATCCTGGTCGGTCTGCTCGTCGGGCCTTCGGGACTCGGCAATTGGGTGCAGGAATATCCCTGGCTCTATTACCTGACGATTTCCGACGCGCATTCGATCGAACCGTTTGCCGAATTCGGCATCATCCTCCTGCTCTTCTCGATCGGCCTGGAGCTTTCGCTCAAACGCTTGTGGTCGATGCGCTCGCTGGTCTTCGGAACCGGCGCGGCGCAGTTGCTCGCGTCCGGCATGCTGATCGGGATCGGCCTGTACGTTGCGGGACAGGCATCGACCGGGGCCGCGGCGCTCGGCATCGCTCTGGCTTTGTCCTCGACCGCTCTGGTGCTGCCGATCGCGGGAACGAGCAGCATCGTGGGGCGCACCGCGTTCGCGATGCTACTTTTCGAGGATCTGGCGCTCGTCCCGATCATCTTCGTCCTGGGCGCGCTGGCTCCGAGCGCGTCGGGCGACGGGCTGACCAACATCATCGGCGTGCTGGGGCGCGGCGCGATCACGGTTGCGGTGATCTTTCTGGCCGGCCGGATGCTGCTGCCGAAATTGTTCGCGCAGGCCGCCCGGACGAAGAGTCCCGAACTGTTCCTTGCCGCGTCCCTGCTGGTGGTGATCGCCGCCAGCCTTGCCACCACCGCGGCTGGCCTGTCGCCGATCGTCGGGGCGCTGCTGGCCGGCCTGCTGATCGCCGAGACCGATTACCACAGCGAGGTCGAGGTGATTACCGCGCCGTTCAAGGGGCTTGCGCTGGGTGTCTTCCTGATCACGGTGGGCATGAGCCTCAACGTCGAATTGATCGCGGAGCATTGGGTCAGCCTGCTGCTCGCGATCGTCGGGGTCGTCGCGGTGAAGACGGCGGTGACGTTCGGCCTGTTGAAGCTGGCGCGGATCCGCAATGGCGTGGCGGCGGAAGTCGGCGTGATGATGGCCAGCCCGTCCGAGACGACGCTGATCGTGCTCGGCACCGCGGCGCAGGCGCAGTTGATCCAGGCGTCCACGGCGAACTTCTGGCAGACGGTGACTGCGATCGGCCTGACGATCACGCCGTTGCTCGCCCAGCTCGGCAAGCGTGCCGCCAAGCGGATCGAGAAACGCAGCAGCGGTGACGGCAGCGAACTGGAGATTCCGCCCGAAGGCCCCGGCACGGTCGTGATCGGCTTTGGACGCGTCGGCCGGATGGTCGCCGATATGTTGAAGGTTCATAATCAGCCGTTTGTCGCGGTCGAGGCTGATATCGATGCGGTCGCCGCCGCCCGGCTGGAAGGTTATCCCGTGATCTTCGGCGATGTCGCGCGCAGCGAACTGGTCGACCGGCTCAATCTCGGCCGGGCGAAGGCGTTGATCCTGACGATGGATGATCCTGTTCTGTCCGTACACCTGACCCGGCGCGTGCGCGGCTGGGTGCCCGACCTGACCATCGTCGCACGTGCCCGCGACACCGCCCACGCCGCGCAACTGTACAAGGCGGGTGCGACCGATGCGGTGCCGGAAACGCTGGAAAGCTCTTTGCAATTGTCGGAGGCTGTGCTGGTCGACCTGGGGGTCGCCGTGGGGCCGGTGATTGCTTCGATCCATGAAAAGCGTGACGAACTTCGTAAGGAAATACGCGCGGTAGCCGAAATGGACCGCGATCCTAGACTAAAGCGCCTGCGTCGCCAGACGCCGGGGCCGAGTACGCTGGGCGAGAACGTCGCCTGA
- a CDS encoding diacylglycerol/lipid kinase family protein, which produces MSAPASGPVPVLINAGGGTAARMGDTLEPSVRAAFDRAGVTIDLHLIDGCDMQEAVAKRAHLPVVVVGGGDGTIGCAAGEVRNGKAALGILPLGTRNHLARELDIPLDLDEAARVIAKGDKRQIDVARVNDHFFINNASIGLYPAMVREREEEQEAHGLPKWIAAIPASWTALKRLRHHSLRLRTPAATREVRTPMLFVGNNHYSLEAGRIGKRDALNDGRLSVFALASRGRAALIGFALRAAIGKVKRQEDFAAIGDVPELTVTGRSDDVDIALDGEVRTLTLPLEFRVDPGALTVIAPPLAPQA; this is translated from the coding sequence GTGAGCGCTCCCGCGTCCGGCCCGGTGCCGGTCCTGATAAATGCCGGCGGAGGCACGGCGGCACGGATGGGCGACACGCTCGAACCGTCCGTCCGTGCGGCGTTCGATCGCGCCGGGGTGACGATCGACCTGCATCTGATCGACGGCTGCGACATGCAGGAGGCGGTAGCGAAACGCGCGCACCTGCCGGTGGTGGTCGTGGGCGGCGGCGACGGCACGATCGGATGCGCGGCGGGCGAGGTGCGGAACGGCAAGGCAGCGCTCGGTATTCTTCCGCTCGGCACGCGCAATCATCTGGCCCGCGAACTGGATATCCCGCTGGATCTGGACGAGGCGGCGCGGGTGATCGCAAAGGGCGACAAGCGGCAGATCGACGTCGCGCGTGTCAACGATCATTTTTTCATCAACAACGCATCGATCGGCCTGTATCCCGCGATGGTCCGCGAGCGTGAGGAGGAGCAGGAGGCGCACGGCCTGCCAAAATGGATCGCTGCAATCCCCGCATCGTGGACCGCGCTGAAAAGGCTGCGGCATCATAGCTTGCGGTTGCGGACACCGGCCGCCACTCGCGAGGTCCGGACGCCGATGCTGTTCGTCGGCAACAATCACTATTCGCTGGAGGCGGGGCGCATCGGCAAGCGCGATGCCTTGAACGACGGCCGCCTGTCGGTCTTCGCGCTCGCATCGCGCGGTCGCGCAGCGTTGATCGGGTTCGCCCTGCGCGCCGCGATCGGCAAGGTGAAGCGGCAGGAGGATTTCGCAGCTATCGGCGACGTGCCCGAACTGACCGTCACAGGGCGATCGGACGACGTGGATATCGCGCTGGACGGCGAGGTGCGGACGCTCACCCTGCCACTCGAATTCCGCGTCGATCCTGGTGCGCTCACCGTCATCGCGCCGCCGCTGGCCCCCCAAGCCTGA
- a CDS encoding phosphatidylserine decarboxylase, which yields MASLEKPPVVTSTIKWRFPEMHPEGRKYVLIALTVTLLCTWMISNVLFWPLLAVTAWVVAFFRDPVRVTPQGDGLIIAPADGLITMIQRMPVPLELAGENGLGAAPLVRVSIFMSVFDVHINRTPIAGTIRQVVYISGKFVNADLDKASEENERQHIVVEGKDGRRVGFTQIAGLVARRILGFVKPGDTVATGQRVGLIRFGSRVDVFLPDDFKCQVCLGQRAVAGETILGRVGGVVPSGISQ from the coding sequence ATGGCATCCCTAGAAAAACCGCCGGTGGTAACCTCCACGATCAAATGGCGTTTCCCCGAAATGCATCCCGAAGGCCGCAAATACGTCCTGATCGCGCTGACCGTCACATTGCTGTGCACGTGGATGATCTCGAACGTGCTATTCTGGCCGCTCTTGGCAGTGACCGCCTGGGTCGTCGCGTTCTTTCGCGATCCGGTGCGGGTGACACCCCAGGGCGATGGTTTGATCATCGCGCCGGCCGATGGCCTGATCACGATGATCCAGCGCATGCCCGTGCCGCTTGAACTGGCGGGCGAGAATGGTCTCGGCGCCGCACCTTTGGTCCGTGTGTCGATCTTCATGTCGGTGTTCGACGTGCACATCAACCGTACCCCGATCGCAGGTACGATCCGTCAGGTCGTCTATATTTCCGGCAAGTTCGTAAACGCCGATCTCGATAAGGCGTCCGAAGAGAATGAGCGTCAGCACATCGTCGTCGAAGGCAAGGACGGACGTCGCGTGGGCTTCACGCAGATCGCCGGTCTCGTCGCTCGCCGTATCCTGGGATTCGTAAAGCCCGGGGACACGGTCGCGACGGGACAGCGTGTCGGATTAATCCGCTTCGGCAGTCGTGTCGACGTCTTCCTTCCGGACGACTTCAAGTGCCAGGTGTGCCTCGGCCAGCGGGCCGTGGCGGGGGAAACGATCCTCGGGCGTGTCGGCGGCGTCGTGCCGAGCGGTATTTCGCAGTGA
- a CDS encoding NADP-dependent isocitrate dehydrogenase yields MAKIKVKTPVVEIDGDEMTRIIWQWIRERLILPYLDIDLEYYDLSVQKRDETDDKITVDSAKAIQKYGVGVKCATITPDEQRVEEFALKKMWKSPNGTIRNILGGVVFREPIVIKNVPRLIPSWTHPIVVGRHAFGDQYRATDYKVPGPGKLRLVFEGDDGTIIDEEVFQFPSAGVAMAMYNLDDSIRDFARASMHYGLNLKWPVYLSTKNTILKAYDGRFKDIFQEVFESEFKDKFKEAGIVYEHRLIDDMVASALKWNGEFVWACKNYDGDVQSDQVAQGFGSLGLMTSVLLTPDGKTVEAEAAHGTVTRHFRMHEQGKATSTNPIASIFAWTGGLKYRGKFDGTPEVTEFAELLERICVQTVENGHMTKDLAILIGPEQPWMTTEQFFEQVRVNLENAMGARG; encoded by the coding sequence ATGGCGAAGATCAAGGTAAAGACGCCTGTCGTGGAGATCGACGGCGACGAGATGACGCGGATCATCTGGCAGTGGATTCGCGAGCGCCTGATCCTCCCCTACCTCGATATCGACTTGGAATATTACGATCTGAGCGTGCAGAAGCGCGACGAGACGGACGACAAGATCACGGTCGATTCCGCCAAGGCGATCCAGAAATACGGCGTGGGCGTGAAGTGCGCTACGATCACCCCGGACGAGCAGCGGGTCGAGGAATTCGCCCTTAAGAAGATGTGGAAGTCGCCGAACGGCACGATCCGCAACATCCTGGGTGGCGTGGTCTTCCGCGAACCGATCGTCATCAAGAACGTACCCCGGTTGATCCCCAGCTGGACGCACCCGATCGTCGTCGGTCGCCACGCGTTCGGCGACCAGTATCGCGCGACCGACTATAAGGTGCCCGGTCCCGGCAAGCTGCGCCTCGTATTCGAAGGCGATGACGGCACGATTATCGATGAGGAAGTGTTCCAGTTCCCGAGCGCCGGCGTGGCGATGGCGATGTACAATCTGGACGATTCGATCCGCGACTTCGCTCGCGCCTCGATGCACTATGGCCTGAACCTGAAATGGCCGGTCTATCTGTCGACCAAGAACACGATCCTCAAGGCCTATGATGGCCGCTTCAAAGACATCTTCCAGGAAGTGTTCGAGAGCGAGTTCAAGGATAAGTTCAAGGAAGCGGGCATCGTCTACGAGCATCGCCTGATCGATGACATGGTCGCATCGGCGCTGAAGTGGAACGGCGAGTTCGTCTGGGCGTGCAAGAACTATGACGGCGACGTGCAGTCGGATCAGGTCGCACAGGGCTTCGGCTCGCTGGGCCTGATGACCTCCGTTCTGCTGACCCCGGACGGCAAGACCGTTGAGGCCGAGGCAGCGCATGGCACCGTCACGCGTCACTTCCGCATGCACGAACAGGGCAAGGCGACCTCGACCAACCCGATCGCCTCGATCTTCGCCTGGACCGGCGGTCTGAAGTATCGCGGCAAGTTCGACGGCACCCCGGAAGTCACGGAATTCGCCGAATTGCTGGAACGGATCTGCGTCCAGACGGTCGAGAACGGCCATATGACGAAGGATCTGGCGATCCTGATCGGCCCGGAACAGCCGTGGATGACGACGGAGCAATTCTTCGAGCAGGTCCGCGTCAATCTCGAAAACGCCATGGGCGCACGCGGTTAA
- the alaS gene encoding alanine--tRNA ligase: MTAPFMSTNDIRRSFLDYFENAGHARVQSAPLVPQNDPTLMFVNAGMVPFKNVFTGLESRPYNKATSSQKCVRAGGKHNDLDNVGYTARHHTFFEMLGNFSFGQYFKDQAITHAWTLLTKVWGLPADRLTVTVYHTDDEAFDLWRKIAGLPEERIIRIPTSDNFWTMGDNGPCGPCSEIFYDHGDHIPGGPPGSPDEDGDRFVEIWNLVFMQYEQADNVIVADLPKPSIDTGMGLERIAAVLQGVHDNYDTDTFKALIAASGALTGTPTTGDNQASHRIIADHLRTSGFLVADGVLPANEGRGYVLRRIMRRAMRHAHLLGAKEPLMHRLVPALIAEMGAAYPELLRAQASIESTLVQEETQFRRTLTNGLRLLDEATAGMTPGATLPGETAFKLYDTFGFPYDLTEDALRSQGFGIDREGFDAAMARQKQAARAAWKGSGAKASDEVWFDIAEQSGGTEFLGYRDTASEGQVVALVKDGVRVEQADAGDSVSIIVNQTPFYGESGGQVGDTGYITDENDLHAHVVETSKQLGRVFVHHADISQGSVKVGDTVKLQIDTARRDQIRANHSATHLLHEALRQRLGLHVAQKGSLVAPDRLRFDFSQPSAIDPARIGEVEADVNHQIRGNSAVSTRLMTPEEAIEEGAMALFGEKYGDEVRVVSMGDEADGKVYSLELCGGTHVAALGDIGLFKVVGESAVSSGVRRIEALTGEAARQYLASRDEKLREAAATLKSTPDEVPARVAALVEDRRRLERELAEAKKALALGGGAGAAPTGPEQVGGVNFVGQVLQDFDAKGLRGAVDEAKQRIGSGIAAIVAVNDGRASIAVGITPDLAGSHNAVDLLRIAVAVLGGQGGGGRPDMAQGGGPDGTKGDDAIAAIRAALAN; the protein is encoded by the coding sequence ATGACCGCACCCTTCATGTCCACGAACGACATCCGCCGCTCCTTCCTCGATTATTTCGAGAATGCCGGCCACGCCCGCGTCCAGTCCGCACCTTTGGTGCCGCAGAACGATCCGACGCTGATGTTCGTCAATGCCGGGATGGTGCCGTTCAAGAACGTCTTCACCGGGCTGGAAAGCCGCCCCTACAATAAGGCGACGTCAAGCCAGAAGTGCGTGCGCGCAGGCGGGAAGCACAATGATCTGGACAATGTCGGCTACACCGCGCGCCATCACACCTTCTTCGAAATGCTCGGCAATTTCTCGTTTGGCCAGTATTTCAAGGATCAGGCGATCACCCATGCCTGGACGCTGCTGACCAAGGTCTGGGGCCTGCCCGCTGACCGGCTGACCGTCACCGTCTATCATACCGACGACGAGGCGTTCGACCTGTGGCGCAAGATCGCCGGCCTGCCGGAGGAGCGGATCATCCGCATCCCGACGAGCGACAATTTCTGGACGATGGGCGATAACGGCCCGTGCGGCCCATGCTCCGAAATCTTCTACGATCACGGCGATCACATTCCCGGTGGCCCGCCCGGCAGCCCGGACGAGGATGGCGACCGGTTCGTCGAGATCTGGAACCTCGTCTTCATGCAATATGAGCAGGCCGACAACGTCATCGTTGCCGACCTGCCCAAGCCTTCGATCGACACCGGCATGGGGCTGGAGCGGATCGCCGCCGTGCTGCAGGGGGTGCACGACAATTACGATACCGACACGTTCAAGGCGCTGATCGCGGCAAGCGGCGCGCTGACCGGTACGCCGACGACCGGCGACAATCAGGCGAGCCACCGGATCATCGCGGACCATCTGCGCACCAGCGGCTTCCTCGTCGCAGACGGCGTGCTGCCGGCGAACGAAGGGCGCGGCTATGTGTTGCGCCGGATCATGCGTCGCGCGATGCGCCACGCGCATCTGCTGGGTGCGAAGGAGCCGTTGATGCACCGGCTGGTCCCCGCGCTGATCGCGGAAATGGGCGCGGCCTATCCGGAGTTGTTGCGTGCGCAGGCGTCGATCGAATCGACCCTTGTGCAGGAGGAAACGCAGTTCCGCCGTACGCTGACCAACGGCCTGCGCCTGCTGGACGAGGCGACGGCGGGGATGACGCCGGGCGCCACCCTGCCGGGTGAAACCGCGTTTAAGCTCTACGACACGTTCGGCTTCCCCTACGATCTGACCGAAGACGCGCTGCGCTCACAGGGGTTCGGCATCGACCGCGAAGGATTCGACGCCGCGATGGCGCGCCAGAAACAGGCAGCGCGTGCGGCGTGGAAGGGATCGGGCGCAAAGGCGTCGGACGAAGTGTGGTTCGACATTGCTGAACAGTCCGGCGGCACCGAATTCCTCGGTTATCGGGACACGGCTAGCGAGGGACAGGTAGTCGCGCTCGTCAAGGACGGTGTTCGTGTTGAACAAGCTGATGCTGGCGACAGTGTTTCGATCATAGTTAATCAAACCCCCTTCTACGGGGAGAGTGGCGGGCAGGTTGGCGATACCGGCTACATAACCGACGAAAACGACCTGCATGCGCATGTTGTTGAAACGTCCAAGCAACTTGGTCGGGTTTTCGTTCATCACGCTGATATAAGCCAAGGCAGCGTCAAGGTCGGCGACACGGTCAAGCTTCAGATCGACACCGCACGTCGCGACCAGATCCGCGCCAACCATTCCGCTACGCATCTGTTGCACGAGGCGCTACGCCAGCGGCTCGGCCTGCATGTCGCGCAGAAGGGCAGCCTCGTCGCGCCGGACCGTCTGCGCTTCGACTTCTCGCAACCGTCCGCGATCGATCCTGCCCGGATCGGTGAGGTCGAGGCCGACGTCAACCACCAGATCCGCGGCAATAGCGCCGTCTCGACGCGCCTGATGACGCCCGAAGAGGCGATCGAGGAAGGCGCGATGGCGTTGTTCGGTGAGAAATATGGCGACGAGGTCCGCGTCGTGTCGATGGGCGATGAGGCGGACGGCAAGGTCTATTCGCTCGAACTGTGCGGTGGCACGCATGTGGCCGCTTTGGGCGATATCGGCCTGTTCAAGGTCGTCGGCGAAAGCGCGGTATCGTCCGGCGTGCGTCGTATCGAGGCACTGACCGGTGAAGCGGCGCGCCAATATCTGGCGTCGCGCGACGAAAAGCTGCGCGAGGCCGCCGCGACACTCAAATCGACGCCCGACGAGGTCCCTGCGCGCGTTGCGGCCCTGGTCGAGGATCGCCGCCGGTTGGAACGCGAACTGGCCGAAGCGAAGAAGGCGCTGGCGCTGGGCGGCGGGGCAGGGGCCGCGCCCACTGGTCCGGAACAGGTCGGCGGCGTCAACTTCGTCGGTCAGGTGTTGCAGGATTTCGACGCGAAGGGCCTGCGCGGCGCGGTGGACGAGGCCAAGCAGCGCATCGGATCGGGCATCGCCGCGATCGTCGCGGTCAATGACGGCCGCGCCTCGATCGCGGTCGGCATCACGCCGGATCTCGCTGGCAGCCACAATGCCGTCGACCTGTTGCGGATCGCCGTGGCGGTGCTCGGCGGGCAGGGCGGGGGCGGGCGTCCCGACATGGCGCAGGGTGGCGGACCGGACGGCACGAAGGGCGACGACGCAATCGCCGCAATCCGGGCGGCACTCGCAAACTGA
- the pyrH gene encoding UMP kinase, with amino-acid sequence MTAPSYKRILLKLSGEVLMGEGGLAIDPAVTARVAQEIADAKEQGFELCVVVGGGNIFRGMAGAARGMDRATGDYMGMLATVMNALAVQNALEQINVQTRVQSAIPMASVCEPFIRRRAMRHLEKGRVVIFAAGTGSPFFTTDSGAALRAAEMKCDALFKGTSVDGVYDADPKTVPTAKRYETVSYDTVLADNLKVMDASAIALCRDNDIPIVVFNIRDHGNLAAVLAGEGISTTVKKEG; translated from the coding sequence GTGACAGCACCTTCGTACAAACGCATCCTGCTCAAATTGTCGGGCGAAGTCCTGATGGGAGAGGGTGGTCTGGCGATCGATCCTGCGGTGACGGCGCGCGTCGCGCAGGAGATTGCCGATGCGAAGGAGCAGGGGTTCGAGCTGTGCGTGGTGGTCGGCGGCGGTAACATCTTCCGCGGCATGGCCGGTGCGGCGCGCGGCATGGACCGGGCGACCGGCGATTATATGGGCATGCTCGCGACGGTGATGAATGCGCTGGCCGTCCAGAACGCTCTGGAACAGATCAACGTGCAGACGCGCGTGCAATCGGCCATTCCGATGGCCAGCGTCTGCGAACCGTTCATTCGCCGCCGTGCGATGCGTCATCTGGAAAAGGGCCGCGTCGTGATCTTTGCCGCAGGCACGGGCAGCCCGTTCTTCACGACCGATAGCGGCGCGGCATTGCGCGCGGCTGAAATGAAATGCGATGCGCTGTTCAAGGGGACGTCGGTGGACGGGGTGTATGATGCCGATCCCAAGACGGTTCCGACCGCAAAACGTTATGAAACAGTAAGCTACGACACGGTGCTTGCTGACAATCTCAAGGTTATGGACGCAAGCGCCATCGCCTTGTGCCGCGACAACGACATTCCGATCGTCGTGTTCAACATCCGCGACCACGGCAATCTTGCCGCGGTTCTGGCGGGCGAGGGCATTTCGACGACCGTCAAGAAGGAGGGCTGA
- a CDS encoding M24 family metallopeptidase: protein MPDAKPNRRQLIAAAAVLPMLTIPRIVRAAEPDLSGLSDMTKGMAPTGQAERNQRIARAQSLMKAQGIGAVLVEAGSSLTYFTGVRWGRSERLTCVVIPVEGTPCIVTPFFEEPSVRETLGITADVRVWQEDEDPLALVAGFLRDRKLSAQPIGIEETVRYFAVNGLARALPGARIVSANPVVRGCRGIKTAAEIALMQLATDVTIAAYRWTYPRIEKGMTNGNVGALMNAATRQLGGSPEFALVLIGEAAAYPHGSKKPQVVADGQIVLMDCGCTVQGYQSDVSRTFVFGSATARQRIVWDQVARGQQVAFAAARIGATAGSVDDAVRRYYASIGYGPDYKLPGLSHRTGHGIGMDGHEPVNLVRGETTRLAAGMCFSNEPGLYIPGGFGVRLEDCFHMTDAGPQWFSRPPSSIDAPFG from the coding sequence ATGCCCGATGCCAAGCCCAATCGCCGCCAGCTGATCGCCGCCGCCGCCGTACTGCCGATGCTCACGATACCCCGGATCGTCCGGGCCGCGGAACCCGACCTGTCGGGTTTATCCGACATGACCAAGGGCATGGCACCGACCGGTCAGGCGGAGCGGAACCAGCGGATCGCGCGCGCGCAATCGCTGATGAAGGCGCAGGGGATCGGCGCCGTGCTGGTCGAGGCGGGATCGTCGCTGACCTATTTCACCGGCGTCCGCTGGGGCCGGAGCGAGCGGCTGACCTGCGTCGTCATCCCGGTCGAGGGAACGCCGTGCATCGTCACGCCCTTTTTCGAGGAGCCATCGGTCCGCGAAACGCTGGGCATCACAGCGGACGTACGCGTCTGGCAGGAAGACGAGGATCCGCTCGCCCTCGTCGCGGGCTTCCTGCGCGATCGCAAGCTGTCAGCGCAGCCGATCGGCATCGAGGAAACCGTCCGCTACTTCGCCGTCAACGGGCTGGCGCGCGCATTGCCGGGCGCGCGCATCGTCTCTGCAAACCCGGTCGTGCGCGGCTGCCGTGGCATCAAGACCGCGGCCGAGATCGCGCTGATGCAGCTCGCGACCGACGTCACGATCGCCGCCTATCGCTGGACGTATCCCCGGATCGAGAAGGGGATGACCAACGGCAATGTCGGCGCGCTGATGAACGCCGCGACGCGCCAGCTGGGCGGCAGTCCGGAATTCGCTTTGGTCCTGATCGGCGAGGCCGCCGCCTATCCGCACGGCAGCAAGAAACCGCAGGTCGTGGCGGACGGCCAGATCGTGCTGATGGACTGCGGCTGCACCGTGCAGGGCTATCAATCCGACGTATCCCGCACCTTCGTCTTCGGTTCGGCGACGGCACGGCAGCGCATCGTCTGGGATCAGGTCGCGCGCGGCCAACAGGTCGCGTTCGCCGCGGCCAGGATCGGCGCGACCGCGGGCAGCGTCGATGATGCGGTCCGTCGATATTATGCGTCGATCGGCTACGGCCCCGACTACAAGCTTCCCGGTCTGTCGCACCGGACCGGGCACGGCATCGGGATGGACGGACACGAACCCGTCAATCTGGTGCGCGGCGAGACGACCCGGCTGGCGGCGGGCATGTGCTTTTCGAACGAACCGGGCCTGTACATTCCCGGCGGGTTCGGCGTGCGGCTGGAGGATTGCTTCCACATGACCGACGCCGGACCGCAATGGTTCTCGCGCCCGCCATCCTCGATCGACGCGCCGTTCGGGTGA
- the frr gene encoding ribosome recycling factor: protein MAAYDKTDLERRMTGAVEALKSDLVGLRTGRASTSLLDPVTVEVYGAHMPLNQLATVSVPEPRMLSVQVWDKMNVGPCDKAIRSAGLGLNPIVDGTTLRLPIPDLTEERRKELAKLAGKYAEDARIAARNVRRDGMDSLKTDEKKGLFGEDDRKKLETEVQKLTDKTIAEIDAAASAKEKEILGK, encoded by the coding sequence ATGGCCGCATATGACAAGACCGATCTCGAACGCCGCATGACCGGCGCCGTCGAAGCGTTGAAGAGCGATCTGGTGGGCCTGCGCACCGGCCGCGCCTCGACGTCTTTGCTCGATCCTGTGACGGTCGAGGTGTACGGCGCGCACATGCCGCTGAACCAGTTGGCAACGGTTTCGGTGCCGGAGCCGCGGATGCTGTCGGTGCAGGTGTGGGACAAAATGAACGTCGGACCGTGCGACAAGGCGATCCGTTCGGCCGGCCTGGGCCTGAACCCGATCGTCGACGGCACGACGCTGCGCCTGCCGATCCCGGATCTGACGGAAGAACGCCGCAAGGAACTCGCCAAGTTGGCCGGCAAATATGCGGAAGATGCACGCATCGCCGCGCGTAACGTACGCCGCGACGGAATGGATTCGCTCAAGACGGACGAGAAAAAGGGTCTTTTCGGCGAGGATGACCGCAAGAAGCTTGAGACCGAGGTTCAGAAGCTGACCGACAAGACGATCGCCGAAATCGACGCGGCGGCAAGTGCCAAGGAAAAGGAAATCCTCGGCAAGTGA